A part of Trueperaceae bacterium genomic DNA contains:
- a CDS encoding ROK family protein — protein MVTLGLDLGGTKILAAIVDEGRVIDHVRVDTPQTGFVDVVAALAWSARELLSHGHAVAGVGIGSPGPLDKARRKVLFAPNIAGMQDAPLVAELERSLAMRVVLENDANAAGYAEHRYGAAKDLESSVYVTVSTGIGGGLFIGDRVIRGANGLAGEIGHMTMMVGGPMGGDGHTGSLEALAAGRSMARDASYAYGAEMGTRELFERARSGEPKALGIVDNAALFTGIGLANLVKVFDPEGFVIGGGLAEVGEFYLSRIEAAAVRYLEGYPSPVFRTALLGGEAGVIGAAAVAAAELAEA, from the coding sequence ATGGTCACGCTAGGTCTGGACTTGGGAGGAACGAAGATCCTCGCCGCGATCGTCGACGAGGGCAGGGTGATCGATCACGTGCGGGTCGACACGCCGCAGACGGGCTTCGTCGACGTCGTGGCGGCCCTCGCCTGGAGCGCCCGCGAGCTGCTGAGCCATGGGCACGCGGTGGCCGGCGTCGGCATAGGCTCGCCTGGGCCGCTCGACAAGGCCAGGCGCAAGGTCCTCTTCGCCCCCAACATCGCCGGCATGCAGGACGCGCCTCTGGTGGCCGAGCTCGAGCGTTCGCTCGCCATGCGCGTCGTCCTCGAGAACGACGCTAACGCCGCCGGCTACGCCGAGCACCGCTACGGCGCCGCCAAGGACCTCGAGTCGAGCGTCTACGTCACCGTCTCGACCGGCATAGGCGGTGGCCTGTTCATCGGCGACCGGGTGATCAGGGGCGCCAACGGCCTGGCGGGCGAGATCGGCCACATGACCATGATGGTCGGGGGTCCGATGGGCGGCGACGGGCATACGGGCAGCCTGGAGGCGCTGGCGGCCGGGCGCTCGATGGCCAGGGACGCCTCCTACGCCTACGGCGCGGAGATGGGCACGCGCGAGCTGTTCGAGCGCGCGCGCTCCGGCGAGCCCAAGGCGCTCGGCATCGTCGACAACGCGGCCCTCTTCACGGGCATCGGGCTGGCCAACCTCGTCAAGGTCTTCGACCCGGAAGGCTTCGTGATAGGCGGCGGTCTCGCCGAGGTCGGGGAGTTCTACTTGAGCAGGATAGAGGCGGCCGCCGTGCGCTACCTGGAGGGCTACCCTTCGCCCGTCTTCCGCACCGCGCTCCTCGGCGGCGAGGCCGGCGTGATCGGGGCCGCCGCCGTGGCGGCCGCGGAGCTCGCCGAGGCGTGA